The Montipora capricornis isolate CH-2021 chromosome 6, ASM3666992v2, whole genome shotgun sequence genome has a window encoding:
- the LOC138052988 gene encoding uncharacterized protein, producing MLPLLLFAFSLLEFSPQTNAIFLPYWSKRNHSDTAFHIPLNALELEGPKRKSPKMQYYTDLAKNFSLDYRCEKGLAVSIAWHSYSPYTILYKTTNKGNPGLTVDGMFSGILKAALSSCCHKDTKVLFGKLLKSVRNAENHIEDDTFDLTFPLYGYDSSANSFRDRAFIGVVTAPRVILLVHNEQDKTRTHILISTVANAWPMLVFILVTASLSGIIIWFLDHTSNPGEFPPPFLRGSWEGFWWALVTMTTVGYGDRSPKSVLGRVFCILWIITGVIIVSIFTALVTASLSASTVQVFKIHGSKIGAVNGSEEFKLGVTINADMKVFPHVMKLTQALLAHEIDGALVDNYVLTHSLNLIQEAPIRIERYVDHQITYGVVLAKNSSKLEKCVRKFLRNHPQEVFEIIASNLVPLKNPTDDENQQLKAAEELFYQEEIFEVVMYVGLGVAVAFFLIGILWEFICRRPKLRNQRMQFAPTGTYSINDDEVKLHPCDNSSRDKLDDMIAEYQLFHDRWIEGLKKLRDKESAADGASKRCIDGNGNADMVSV from the exons ATGCTACCCCTTCTCTTATTCGCTTTTTCTCTCTTGGAGTTTTCTCCGCAAACCAACGCCATATTTCTTCCTTACTGGTCGAAAAGAAACCACTCGGATACGGCATTTCATATACCCCTCAATGCTCTCGAACTGGAAGGCCCCAAAAGGAAATCTCCAAAGATGCAGTACTACACAGACTTGGCGaagaatttttctttggattatcGCTGCGAAAAAGGACTGGCGGTCTCAATTGCTTGGCATAGCTACTCGCCTTACACAATCCTTTATAAAACCACAAATAAAGGAAACCCTGGTTTGACCGTAGATGGAATGTTCTCTGGGATTCTAAAGGCTGCTTTGTCAAGCTGTTGCCACAAAGATACCAAAGTTCTGTTTGGTAAATTGCTGAAGTCTGTGCGGAATGCTGAGAATCATATTGAAGACGACACCTTTGATCTTACGTTTCCACTTTATGGATATGATTCATCTGCCAACTCATTTAG GGACCGGGCATTCATTGGCGTAGTGACTGCACCTCGAGTCATCCTTTTGGTTCACAATGAACAAGACAAAACCAGGACTCACATTCTGATCTCAACGGTAGCCAATGCCTGGCCAATGCTGGTTTTCATTTTAGTTACAGCCTCACTGTCAGGAATTATCATTTGGTTCTTG GATCACACCAGTAACCCAGGAGAATTTCCACCACCGTTTCTTCGAGGATCATGGGAAGGCTTCTGGTGGGCTTTGGTCACCATGACAACAGTGGG GTATGGTGACCGATCGCCAAAGTCAGTTCTGGGCAGAGTCTTTTGCATCTTATGGATTATCACTGGTGTTATAATCGTCTCAATATTTACAGCCCTTGTCACCGCCTCTTTGTCTGCCAGTACAGTGCAGGTCTTCAAAATCCACGGCTCAAAG ATTGGGGCTGTTAACGGAAGCGAAGAGTTCAAGCTTGGAGTCACTATAAACGCAGACATGAAAG TTTTTCCTCACGTGATGAAATTGACGCAAGCTCTCCTGGCGCACGAAATCGATGGAGCATTGGTTGATAACTACGTTTTAACCCATTCTCTGAACCTCATTCAAGAAGCACCAATCAGGATCGAAAGATACGTCGATCATCAAATCACCTACGGAGTGGTGTTGGCAAAGAATTCCTCAAAGCTTGAAAAGTGTGTTCGAAAGTTCCTGCGCAACCATCCCCAAGAGGTGTTTGAGATTATAGCCTCAAACCTTGTCCCTCTCAAG AACCCAACCGACGATGAAAATCAACAGTTAAAGGCAGCAGAAGAACTATTTTATCAAGAAGAGATTTTTGAAGTGGTTATGTATGTTGGTCTGGGCGTGGCCGTGGCATTCTTTTTAATTGGCATTTTGTGGGAATTTATTTGCCGACGCCCTAAATTAC GAAACCAGCGAATGCAGTTTGCTCCGACAGGGACGTATTCAATAAACGATGACGAAGTTAAACTTCATCCTTGCGACAACAGCAGTCGCGACAAACTCGATGACATGATCGCAGAATATCAACTGTTTCACGACCGGTGGATAGAAGGATTGaaaaaattgcgtgacaaaGAATCAGCCGCTGACGGAGCTTCAAAGCGTTGCATTGATGGAAATGGTAACGCAGACATGGTTTCTGTGTGA